A part of Aegilops tauschii subsp. strangulata cultivar AL8/78 chromosome 2, Aet v6.0, whole genome shotgun sequence genomic DNA contains:
- the LOC141041005 gene encoding zinc finger BED domain-containing protein RICESLEEPER 3-like, with protein sequence MAIAIILDPRYKKQMLVACFAMLHGIEPSSYEYIEKVEDIVASLRLLLEEYEVENEAYTPDEESMISTMKAPAIMSVFQNIVAQQMPATARLQGEIDQYLNDGLVPYVEKFNALDWWKVAGTRYPTLRKVARDIFSIPVTTVASESAFSTSGRKLNDHRSRLTPHMVEVLMCSQDWLRNKFKDANTAEASFWTCLQDIQEGMQDLAL encoded by the exons ATGGCTATAGCTATAATTCTTGATCCTCGATACAAGAAGCAAATGTTGGTAGCTTGCTTTGCCATGCTCCATGGCATTGAGCCATCTTCTTATGAATACATTGAAAAAGTTGAGGACATAGTTGCTAGTCTACGCTTATTATTGGAAGAATATGAAGTGGAAAATGAGGCATATACACCGGATGAAGAATCTATGATTTCTACAATGAAAGCTCCTGCAATCATGAGTGTCTTCCAAAACATTGTAGCTCAACAAATGCCTGCAACAGCTAGACTTCAAGGTGAAATAGATCAGTACTTGAATGATGGATTAGTGCCTTACGTCGAGAAGTTCAACGCGTTGGATTGGTGGAAAGTGGCTGGAACTAGGTATCCAACCTTAAGGAAAGTTGCAAGGGACATATTTTCTATTCCTGTTACAACGGTTGCTTCAGAATCAGCCTTTTCTACAAGTGGCAGAAAGCTCAATGACCATAGAAGCCGATTGACACCACATATGGTTGAGGTTTTAATGTGCTCACAAGATTGGCTTAGAAACAAGTTCAAAG ATGCTAACACAGCAGAGGCTAGCTTTTGGACTTGCCTTCAAGACATCCAAGAAGGGATGCAG GATTTGGCGCTTTGA